The following are encoded together in the Anopheles nili chromosome 3, idAnoNiliSN_F5_01, whole genome shotgun sequence genome:
- the LOC128726749 gene encoding cytochrome c oxidase subunit 7A, mitochondrial, giving the protein MGHHPEPPVMISDKLPESLRKKMVTFQAKNELPVFLKGGPADKALFGVTVALCGVGILGILKMVYEMGFAKKKE; this is encoded by the coding sequence ATGGGCCATCATCCTGAGCCACCGGTGATGATTTCGGACAAATTGCCCGAATCGTTGCGTAAGAAGATGGTAACTTTCCAGGCGAAAAACGAACTCCCTGTGTTCCTGAAAGGAGGACCCGCCGACAAAGCCCTCTTTGGTGTCACCGTGGCACTGTGCGGTGTTGGTATCCTCGGAATTTTAAAGATGGTATACGAAATGGGATTTGCAAAGAAGAAAGAGTAA
- the LOC128726748 gene encoding coiled-coil domain-containing protein 28A: MECDDAAVERQKLVSNDEEDDQNTITNLSSSGQAKSVQTPISPVLSNKLFSSGETSRSQNSTNYSLGKGISNDATLPTKVNYVNERKTQDTKSKAKKVQREVPDVRHMERALLGLLEDFHSGKLKAFGSGCTMEQMTSIREQQESLAKLHFDLGTEAFTCADSSANSDNELQAQSNMKKLVQKLEQLSFSIEKLHSSNVEK; the protein is encoded by the exons ATGGAGTGTGACGATGCAGCTGTGGAGCGCCAGAAGTTGGTGTCTAATGACGAGGAAGATGACCAAAACACCATCACCAACTTGTCCTCCAGCGGACAGGCTAAATCCGTACAAACCCCCATCTCGCCCGTCCTAAGCAATAAG TTGTTTTCCAGCGGTGAAACAAGCCGAAGTCAAAACTCCACTAATTACTCATTAGGAAAAGGAATTTCGAACGATGCAACATTGCCGACCAAAGTCAACTACGTCAATGAACGGAAAACGCAGGATACAAAATCTAAGGCTAAAAAAGTTCAACGAG AGGTTCCGGATGTGCGGCACATGGAACGAGCCTTACTAGGGCTGTTGGAAGACTTCCATTCCGGCAAACTGAAGGCTTTTG GATCTGGTTGTACGATGGAACAAATGACTAGCATCCGCGAGCAGCAGGAAAGTTTGGCTAAGTTACACTTTGACCTTGGCACTGAAGCATTTACCTGCGCCGACAGCAGCGCTAATTCGGACAACGAACTGCAAGCCCAAAGTAACATGAAAAAATTGGTGCAAAAATTGGAGCAACTATCATTTTCCATCGAGAAGCTGCATTCGAGCAATGTGGAAAAGTAA
- the LOC128725452 gene encoding vesicle transport protein SFT2C → MSDLKRDLDEYLLLQENQKKSFKLEMPKMPVLPTPGLVGKLFGRNQEPEANSWLKDTQDTCCPKLSRIQRIVGFVTCMGLGIFCMIVSTFYIPVLILKARKFALLYTLGSVFFIMSFSFLSGFGAMFRQMFSRERVAMSISYTCCLTATLYFAMVAQSTALTVLFAVAQIITLLWMILAAIPGGMSGVKFFGSMFRSSVSSTLPV, encoded by the exons ATGTCGGACTTAAAGCGCGACTTGGACGAGTATCTGCTGTTGCaggaaaaccaaaagaaaagtTTCAAACTAGAGATGCCCAAAATGCCCGTCCTTCCAACTCCTGGGCTTGTTGGTAAGCTTTTTGGTCGCAACCAGGAACCAGAGGCAAACAGCTGGCTTAAGGATACTCAGGACACTTGTTGCCCAAAGTTG TCTCGAATTCAACGAATAGTAGGCTTCGTGACCTGCATGGGCCTCGGAATATTTTGCATGATAGTATCCACTTTTTACATTCCTGTGCTAATTTTGAAGGCGAGAAAATTTGCCCTGTTATACACGCTGGGCAGCGTATTTTTCATCATGAG tttttcgtttttaagcGGGTTTGGAGCAATGTTCCGCCAGATGTTCTCCCGGGAACGAGTAGCAATGTCCATCAGCTACACGTGCTGCCTCACGGCGACTCTCTACTTTGCCATGGTCGCACAAAGTACCGCTTTGACTGTGCTCTTTGCCGTCGCTCAGATTATTACGTTGCTGTGGATGATTCTGGCTGCAATTCCGGGAGGCATGAGTGGAGTAAAGTTCTTCGGCAGTATGTTCCGAAGCTCCGTATCCAGCACGTTGCCAGTCTGA
- the LOC128722779 gene encoding major facilitator superfamily domain-containing protein 1-like: MPRLNDDDDARRPILQPDTDTDEPTAVSGSLARLGRQSDDDELNERLTGCGASACCNPSSFLHRFQALILMCLVGFGSYFCYDNPGALQDTFKSDLGLTTTQFVMLYSIYSWPNVILCFIGGFLMDRVFGIRLGTIIYMFILLIGQLIFAMGATINMFWLMIVGRFMFGIGAESLAVAQNSYAVLWFKGKELNMVFGLQLSFARVGSTVNFLVMVPIYKYVKSLGYQGHMCTGVVLLLATLTCVMSMICALILGWMDRRAARILRRNDAAPGGEVAKLSDVRTFKVSFWMVTVICVAYYVAIFPFIALGKVFFMRKFDYSSEDANTVNSIVYIIAAVASPLFGLLVDRTGRNVLWVFLSILVTIVAHGMLAFSYLNPYIGMITMGLAYSMLASSLWPLVALIVPEYQLGTAYGICQSVQNLGLAVISMISGMIVDKGGYFMLEMFFIGWLIVSLLATIVIWMYDASNDGLLNMGPAARSLYASKTLHNMSVEPGRSQSETDNLFEREHRGADPEAIRNRYVNRVLDGTPTQSDTEPLVE; encoded by the exons ATGCCTCGTctgaatgatgatgatgatgcgcgcCGACCGATCCTGCAACCGGACACGGACACCGACGAACCAACAGCAGTAAGCGGATCGCTGGCCCGTCTTGGCCGTCAgagtgacgacgacgagctgAACGAACGGCTCACGGGATGCGGTGCCAGCGCATGTTGCAATCCGTCCTCGTTCCTCCACCGCTTCCAGGCCCTTATCTTGATGTGTCTGGTCGGCTTTG GTTCGTACTTCTGTTATGATAATCCCGGCGCCCTGCAGGACACGTTTAAGTCGGATCTCGGTCTTACGACCACCCAGTTCGTGATGCTGTACTCCATCTACTCATGGCCCAATGTGATTCTCTGCTTCATTGGAGGATTTCTGATGGACCGCGTGTTTGGAATTCGGCTCGGCACGATCATCTACATGTTCATTCTGTTAATCGGTCAGCTGATTTTTGCGATGGGCGCTACTATCAACATGTTCTGGCTGATGATCGTCGGGCGCTTCATGTTTGG CATCGGTGCGGAATCATTAGCCGTAGCGCAAAACAGCTATGCGGTACTATGGTTTAAGGGCAAGGAGCTGAAtatggtttttggtttgcagTTGTCTTTTGCTCGAGTCGGTAGTACAGTCAACTTTCTCGTTATGGTCCCCATCTATAAGTACGTCAAGAGCTTGGGCTACCAGGGGCATATGTGCACTggtgtggtgctgctgctcgcCACGCTCACATGCGTGATGTCGATGATTTGCGCTTTGATTCTTGGCTGGATGGATCGTCGGGCAGCGCGAATCCTGCGACGCAATGATGCTGCTCCTGGCGGTGAGGTAGCTAAGCTGTCAGATGTGCGTACGTTCAAGGTGTCCTTTTGGATGGTGACCGTGATTTGTGTGGCCTACTATGTGGCGATCTTTCCATTCATCGCGCTGGGAAAAGTGTTCTTTATGCGTAAATTCGACTATTCATCCGAAGACGCTAATACAGTCAACTCGATCGTGTACATCATAGCTGCTGTGGCCAGTCCTTTGTTTGGGTTGTTAGTCGATCGTACCGGACGCAACGTGCTTTGGGTGTTTCTGTCCATCCTCGTGACTATTGTGGCGCACGGCATGCTCGCATTTAGCTATCTGAACCCGTACATCGGCATGATTACAATGGGTCTGGCGTACTCCATGCTCGCTTCCAGTCTATGGCCACTTGTTGCGCTTATCGTGCCGGAATATCAGCTTGGAACAGCGTACGGAAT ATGTCAATCTGTGCAGAATCTTGGTCTTGCCGTGATTTCGATGATTTCGGGTATGATCGTTGACAAGGGTGGCTACTTCATGCTGGAAATGTTCTTCATCGGATGGCTCATTG TTTCTCTATTGGCCACAATCGTGATCTGGATGTATGATGCAAGCAACGATGGATTGTTGAACATGGGTCCGGCAGCTCGATCGCTGTATGCGAGCAAAAC CTTACATAACATGTCTGTGGAACCAGGAAGGTCGCAGAGTGAAACGGATAACCTGTTCGAACGAGAACATCGTGGAGCAGATCCCGAAGCAATACGTAATCGGTACGTAAATCGCGTGCTGGATGGCACACCAACCCAAAGCGATACGGAACCATTGGTTGAATGA